Proteins encoded by one window of Hylaeus volcanicus isolate JK05 chromosome 7, UHH_iyHylVolc1.0_haploid, whole genome shotgun sequence:
- the LOC128880298 gene encoding V-type proton ATPase subunit E, with protein sequence MALSDADVQKQIKHMMAFIEQEANEKAEEIDAKAEEEFNIEKGRLVQQQRLKIMEYYEKKEKQVELQKKIQSSNMLNQARLKVLKVREDHVRSVLDEARLKLAEISRDSSRYGGILELLILQGLCQLTEAHATVRVRQVDLPLVESILNAVQDTYKQLTRKDVLIKIDQDNFLSPDSCGGVDLYAGRGRIKVSNTLETRLELIAQQLVPEIRSALFGSNPNRKFTD encoded by the exons ATGGCACTGAGCGATGCAGACGTACAAAAACAG ATTAAACATATGATGGCCTTCATTGAGCAAGAGGCCAATGAAAAGGCAGAAGAGATTGATGCTAAAGcagaagaagaatttaatattgaaaaaggtCGTTTGGTTCAGCAACAGAGACTTAAAATTATGGAATACTATGAAAAGAAGGAGAAACAAGTTGAActtcaaaagaaaat TCAATCATCCAACATGCTGAATCAGGCTCGATTAAAAGTCCTGAAAGTCAGAGAAGACCATGTACGCAGTGTACTTGATGAAGCAAGATTAAAATTAGCGGAAATATCACGAGATTCTTCACGTTATGGTGGAATTTTGGAATTACTAATTTTGCAAGGCTTGTGTCAG TTGACAGAAGCTCATGCTACTGTTCGTGTACGTCAAGTAGATCTTCCTCTAGTAGAATCTATTCTCAATGCTGTACAGGATACATATAAACAACTAACAAGAAAGGAtgttttgattaaaattgatcaaGACAATTTCCTTTCTCCCGACAGTTGTGGTGGTGTTGACTTATATGCAGGAAGAG gGCGCATAAAGGTCAGCAATACTTTGGAAACAAGATTAGAATTAATAGCGCAACAATTAGTACCGGAAATACGTTCTGCTCTATTTGGAAGCAACCCTAATCGCAAATTCACcgattaa
- the LOC128880295 gene encoding CCA tRNA nucleotidyltransferase 1, mitochondrial: protein MLTVLTRTSYFTSRSFFRALQNWQQVKMKNDPMPPSRDDPVIKTLDDPLFKSLFTPELSTLSGLFKKHNYELRIAGGAVRDILMGIKPVDLDFATDATPEEMKTMFEEEQIRMINNRGEKHGTVTSRINDKVNFEVTTLRMDILTNGRHAVVQFIKDWKLDSLRRDLTINSMFLDLEGRVYDYFFGYDDLQNRRVVFVGNPTTRIKEDYLRILRYFRFYGRIAEQPDAHDEATIVAIKNNINGLQNISGERIWSEWKKILSGNYIKELTLKMLECGIARYVALPECPNVTNFTTVYEISKKHNFSLQPITFLAVMLKDESEVLALYNRLKTSAYERDLAFFLVRFWEDVPTDDLLKHYKRILIHWKGNRDIGKTYICELLKCKQLLDVAAEFEKVRIPRFPVNGHMFKGQVKKGKTIGIIIKTLKDIWLDKNFEITAEELLQEVPRIISEIEDKS, encoded by the exons atGTTAACAGTTCTTACTCGTACGAGTTATTTTACTTCTCGTTCTTTCTTTCGG GCATTGCAAAATTGGCAACaagttaaaatgaaaaatgaccCGATGCCACCGAGTCGAGATGATCCTGTTATTAAAACATTGGATGACCCGttatttaaatctttattCACACCGGAACTTAGCACCTTGTCGGGGCTATTTAAGAAACACAATTACGAATTGAGAATAGCTGGTGGTGCTGTTAGAGATATTCTGATGGGTATTAAACCGGTGGATCTGGATTTTGCGACCGATGCTACACCAGAGGAAATGAAGACTATGTTCGAAGAAGAACAAATTAGAATGATTAATAATAGAGGAGAGAAACATG GTACAGTTACTTCGAGGATAAACGATAAGGTAAATTTTGAAGTAACTACACTCAGAATGGATATTCTTACCAATGGTAGGCATGCAGtagttcaatttataaaagattGGAAACTGGATTCTCTTCGTAGAGATCTTACAATAAATTCCATGTTTCTTGACTTGGAGGGACGAGTTTATGATTACTTTTTTGGTTATGATGACTTACAAAATAGAAGAGTTGTTTTCGTAGGAAATCCAACAACTAGAATTAAAGAAGATTATCTTAGGATACTCAG atattttcgtttttatggAAGAATTGCAGAGCAACCAGATGCTCATGACGAGGCAACAATAGttgcaataaaaaacaatataaatggATTGCAAAATATATCAGGGGAAAGAATTTGGAgtgaatggaaaaaaattctttctggaaattatataaaggaattgactttaaaaatgttggaatGTGGAATAGCAAG atatGTCGCACTACCAGAATGTCCAAATGTAACAAACTTTACTACTGTTTATGAAATATCCAAAAAgcataatttttcattgcaacCGATAACTTTCCTTGCTGTAATGTTAAAAGATGAATCCGAAGTACTCGCACTGTACAACAGACTAAAGACTTCTGCGTATGAAAGAGACCTAGCATTCTTTTTAGTTCGATTCTGGGAAGATGTACCAACAGATGATCTACTGAAACATTATAAAAGAATTCTCATTCATTGGAAAGGGAATAGAGATATCGGAAAGACATACATTTGTGAATTACTTAAATGTAAACAACTTTTGGATGTTGCTgcagaatttgaaaaagttagGATACCCAG ATTTCCAGTTAACGGACATATGTTCAAGGGACAAGTTAAAAAGGGAAAAACGATTGGTATTATCATTAAAACGCTGAAAGATATTTGGTTGGACAAGAATTTTGAGATAACTGCAGAGGAATTATTACAAGAAGTTCCACGAATTATTAGCGAAATAGAAGataaatcgtaa
- the LOC128880297 gene encoding transcription initiation factor IIA subunit 1, giving the protein MALSQTSVLKLYNTVIEDVISGVRESFIDEGVDEQVLQELKQIWETKLMSSKAVELNPDPPEPQVPQINTHKAVPVNKGVNVGNHFVQQTGGNSAPQQAPQQQQQQQQPPQQPQQQTQTQTQCHSTTTGMQQHTGTPVQQLVTSTSAVLDRQVPIQITLPPQTGVPDAPQRVLTIQVPASAIQGNQLHTILTGPVISAAMGLPANLASTLLQQHVNSTLQGQATLAPLQVSQPLQVVTQTTNNVSQRPVQNQNNIAQLDGQLGDSSDDDEEEEEEDNEDEEEDLDDKEEEENDEAAAREEEPLNSEDDVTDDDPADLFDTDNVVVCQYDKITRSRNKWKFYLKDGIMNLSGKDYVFQKMNGDAEW; this is encoded by the exons ATGGCCCTCAGTCAGACAAGCGTG ctaaaattatacaatactGTGATAGAGGATGTTATATCGGGTGTAAGAGAATCATTTATAGACGAAGGTGTAGATGAACAAGTACTACAAGAACTCAAGCAAATATGGGAAACAAAACTAATGTCTAGCAAAGCCGTAGAATTAAATCCAGATCCTCCAGAACCTCAGGTCCCTCAAATAAATACGCATAAAGCTGTGCCTGTTAATAAAG GAGTAAATGTAGGAAACCATTTTGTACAACAAACCGGAGGTAATTCAGCTCCACAGCAAGCAccacaacaacaacagcagcaacaacaacctCCACAGCAACCTCAGCAACAAACGCAAACTCAAACTCAATGCCATTCAACTACAACTGGTATGCAACAACATACTGGTACGCCAGTGCAACAGTTAGTGACATCTACATCGGCAGTACTGGATCGGCAAGTACCCATCCAGATAACTCTGCCACCACAAACCGGTGTTCCAGATGCTCCGCAAAGGGTTTTGACTATTCAGGTTCCTGCATCTGCAATTCAGG GCAATCAGTTGCATACAATCTTGACGGGTCCAGTTATCTCTGCAGCAATGGGATTGCCAGCAAATTTGGCTTCTACATTGCTTCAACAGCACGTTAATTCTACGCTTCAGGGCCAAGCAACGCTAGCACCTCTCCAAGTTAGTCAGCCGCTTCAGGTTGTTACACAAACCACAAATAATGTCTCTCAACGACCTGTCCAAAATCag AATAATATAGCACAATTAGATGGTCAACTCGGAGATTCATCTGACgatgacgaagaagaagaggaagaagataacgaagatgaagaagaagaccTCGATGataaggaagaagaagaaaatgacgAAGCTGCTGCAAGAGAAGAG GAACCATTGAATTCTGAAGATGATGTAACAGATGATGACCCAGCAGATCTTTTTGATACTGATAATGTAGTCGTTTGTCAATACGACAAG ATAACAAGGAGtagaaataaatggaaattctACCTCAAAGACGGCATAATGAACCTCAGTGGTAAGGACTACGTGTTTCAAAAAATGAACGGCGACGCggaatggtaa
- the LOC128880296 gene encoding peroxisomal membrane protein PEX13-like isoform X1: MAPEKSSGSAGCQLRNVPNALSSTPSISSPFPSPNIQSGNPPPVPPRQPVQNYSGFNDYRPYGSNYYGGYGNQYRGFSGYGGYSSYGYSPYSNFNNYGSFGGHSGDVESRFSQYFEESTRPTFQLIETVLQTFSSVTMLLESTYFTITNSFRAILSVAENVGRLRSTIGQLFNTLALIRFLKWLYRKIARGTGFQNESSINEELWEKSIVKVGNENVNNSSFWSGFLLFSVFFVVPYMIHKISSNMKHFKMKGNDPKEWYQSEQPVYIATVMYDFVAANNEELSVRAGQKVCLAPQSLQPKNLPGWCKVTDNVNVGLIPYNYVRVVGQLKKKKENTETPPLNEEKPSTNENQFRNNKEGSEILRTNENVTNEA, from the exons ATGGCGCCTGAAAAATCGAGCGGCAGTGCTGGTTGCCAATTAAGAAATGTTCCGAATGCTTTGAGCAG TACGCCTAGTATATCATCACCATTTCCTTCTCCCAACATTCAATCAGGTAACCCACCTCCAGTGCCACCACGTCAACCAGTTCAAAATTATTCTGGATTCAATGATTATAGACCATACGGGTCTAATTATTATGGTGGATATGGAAATCAGTATAGAGGATTCAGTGGGTATGGAGGATATAGTTCCTATGGTTATAGTccatattctaattttaataattatggaTCATTTGGTGGACACAGTGGCGATGTTGAAAGTAG attttctcaatattttgAAGAAAGCACTAGGCCAACATTTCAGTTGATTGAAACTGttctgcaaacattttcaTCTGTAACAATGCTCTTGGAATCTACTTATTTTACTATAACGAACTCGTTTAGGGCAATTTTGAGCGTTGCAGAAAATGTTGGAAGGCTACGCTCCACTATAGGACAACTATTTAATACACTTGCATTGATTAGATTCCTAAAATGGTTATACAGAAAAATTGCACGCGGTACTG GTTTCCAGAATGAAAGTTCCATAAACGAGGAATTATGGGAGAAATCTATAGTAAAAGTTGGAAacgaaaatgttaataattcttctttttggtctggatttttattatttagcgTGTTTTTCGTAGTACCTTACATGATTCATAAAATCTCGAGTAACATGAAACACTTTAAAATGAAAG GGAATGATCCAAAGGAATGGTACCAAAGCGAACAACCAGTATATATTGCAACAGTTATGTACGATTTTGTTGCAGCAAATAATGAAGAACTGAGTGTGAGAGCTGGTCAGAAAGTTTGTCTTGCACCTCAATCTTTACAACCAAAAAATTTACCAGGGTGGTGCAAAGTTACTGATAACGTGAACGTCGGTCTCATTCCCTACAATTATGTTAGAGTTGTAGGAcagttaaaaaagaagaaggagaatACTGAAACGCCGCCTCTAAACGAAGAGAAACCTTCTACGAACGAAAATCAGTTTAGGAATAATAAAGAGGGTTCTGAAATTTTAAGAACCAATGAAAATGTTACGAATGAAGCATAA
- the LOC128880296 gene encoding peroxisomal membrane protein PEX13-like isoform X2 → MAPEKSSGSAGCQLRNVPNALSSTPSISSPFPSPNIQSGNPPPVPPRQPVQNYSGFNDYRPYGSNYYGGYGNQYRGFSGYGGYSSYGYSPYSNFNNYGSFGGHSGDVESRFSQYFEESTRPTFQLIETVLQTFSSVTMLLESTYFTITNSFRAILSVAENVGRLRSTIGQLFNTLALIRFLKWLYRKIARGFQNESSINEELWEKSIVKVGNENVNNSSFWSGFLLFSVFFVVPYMIHKISSNMKHFKMKGNDPKEWYQSEQPVYIATVMYDFVAANNEELSVRAGQKVCLAPQSLQPKNLPGWCKVTDNVNVGLIPYNYVRVVGQLKKKKENTETPPLNEEKPSTNENQFRNNKEGSEILRTNENVTNEA, encoded by the exons ATGGCGCCTGAAAAATCGAGCGGCAGTGCTGGTTGCCAATTAAGAAATGTTCCGAATGCTTTGAGCAG TACGCCTAGTATATCATCACCATTTCCTTCTCCCAACATTCAATCAGGTAACCCACCTCCAGTGCCACCACGTCAACCAGTTCAAAATTATTCTGGATTCAATGATTATAGACCATACGGGTCTAATTATTATGGTGGATATGGAAATCAGTATAGAGGATTCAGTGGGTATGGAGGATATAGTTCCTATGGTTATAGTccatattctaattttaataattatggaTCATTTGGTGGACACAGTGGCGATGTTGAAAGTAG attttctcaatattttgAAGAAAGCACTAGGCCAACATTTCAGTTGATTGAAACTGttctgcaaacattttcaTCTGTAACAATGCTCTTGGAATCTACTTATTTTACTATAACGAACTCGTTTAGGGCAATTTTGAGCGTTGCAGAAAATGTTGGAAGGCTACGCTCCACTATAGGACAACTATTTAATACACTTGCATTGATTAGATTCCTAAAATGGTTATACAGAAAAATTGCACGCG GTTTCCAGAATGAAAGTTCCATAAACGAGGAATTATGGGAGAAATCTATAGTAAAAGTTGGAAacgaaaatgttaataattcttctttttggtctggatttttattatttagcgTGTTTTTCGTAGTACCTTACATGATTCATAAAATCTCGAGTAACATGAAACACTTTAAAATGAAAG GGAATGATCCAAAGGAATGGTACCAAAGCGAACAACCAGTATATATTGCAACAGTTATGTACGATTTTGTTGCAGCAAATAATGAAGAACTGAGTGTGAGAGCTGGTCAGAAAGTTTGTCTTGCACCTCAATCTTTACAACCAAAAAATTTACCAGGGTGGTGCAAAGTTACTGATAACGTGAACGTCGGTCTCATTCCCTACAATTATGTTAGAGTTGTAGGAcagttaaaaaagaagaaggagaatACTGAAACGCCGCCTCTAAACGAAGAGAAACCTTCTACGAACGAAAATCAGTTTAGGAATAATAAAGAGGGTTCTGAAATTTTAAGAACCAATGAAAATGTTACGAATGAAGCATAA
- the LOC128880294 gene encoding protein mahjong — translation MSSAESLAEVTDVVQILRQWEEEHSSPSYDPIPTLQRLAEIIELETENYLKMDPDPFDERHPSRTDPECNFGHILKVLFRKDNFMTKLINDYLRDTYWSRAGITGRDVRKLNIAACRLMLDILPGLETSAVFQPDMEGLIHRLFSWAEKSVEPLQSYATGLVAAAMEVQEIATGFREQNGKMVPLMLQRLHKLQEKAQEDRQLAVNNRPFAHFGQDKNSGGDGENKGVPGKRKVREKRKENGVLKSPNHSNYYSEDEEDCLQSSEDSAPLPKKKKNNTECETPVKNDVIYPEIMSPPLSVPKNFNSNNQVTPSKTQSTHGRPLNVSSARCNLQKNSASSLQSSSTPSPLLEGNSNSSWAEMESYVIGNVQIHPPTLATRQMLILRYLTPMGEYQEFLGHVFEQNALELILKYINVRETKDSRLAFEALKYLASLLCHKKFSIEFLNVGGLQKLLDVPRPSVAATGVSICLYYLAYCEDAMERVCLLPKHVISDLVTYALWLLERSHDSGRCHATMFFGFSFPFKVILEEFDAQDGLRKLFNVISTLPILNIEEEPALNDDEECASRQIVRHVAVALKRYMEAHLHLKAEQLQRAENVRAERDTVQPSLPPYKACKLSSEEVQAKVEILQELMSVRAVWPPVEELHRLGGITLLLQIIAFAREWNYSGRVHTTSSAETVRSCLDVIAICSVVPKVMLLLCERVDMPDMSMTMAINLLLAAAECEIIADADVQRAALRAIINCVCAPINRIGGNVARYSVTGSDKKKANINNSEELIQKIWESVRSNNGIMVLLQLMMVKTPITDADSIRALACRALTGLTRSEKVRQIISKLPMFTDGQIQALMKDPILQEKRQEHITFQKYALELMERVSGKAKPTGAEYEISLVSLHKANVVAQTRIQYNEQQLNQLIYQHLMSKGLTETAATLHREGSLETSAIMKPVCTYQPFIYRSPGTVGTRNGFSPGAPVNLYNTRCNQREVSSRSNTTPTSSSRYISHTNSGSSSSSLSCGSNIRLKLSDCLNQNVISNSTNQPIKLQINQKKNQVDKQPLVNSINCLSTMQPTTCRSLQKQISRDPGGGGGPGVTTSSPSITLDSIITEYLTNQHALCKNPMVTCPQFNLFEPHKCPDPRTKNSTPTNVTVRLSRRALGVDGRRLDRRHIYSRFCPVKTFRPTDVGTFTCCIFSPCQQYLMLGTYAGDVKMFNAHTGMEEATYPCHESYVYHMECNQRGNLLLTSTAWRSPMSALWSIGTFFDMKLSLENEDYIEFGKLQDKIIGTQAESATIYDIATGKLLTTLSPSISNQYTKNRATSSMNDELVLSDGILWDVNSGKEIHKFDKLNQTLNGVFHPNGTEVVSNTEVWDLRTFHLLKTVPTLDQMEVIFSPVNNIIYAVSLDQENGDESHYVTSFKTLDALDYSNIATCDVKRGIYGLACNKFDTQIAIVENQGEFDSVQESCVRLYDVGRRRDDEDEADEDDDEEDLDASDDDGSNSGSDDNNADDADNPDAVAEENGDENERNDRENNDDDDDDDDENAVDGDDSGDDMTDYSPSSEFPDYSLSDVDDIEIYFP, via the exons ATGTCAAGCGCGGAATCTTTAGCAGAAGTAACAGATGTAGTTCAAATTCTTCGACAATGGGAAGAGGAACATTCGTCGCCTTCATACGATCCAATTCCAACACTTCAAAGACTGGCAGAGATTATAGAACtggaaacagaaaattatttaaaaatggatcCGGATCCGTTTGATGAAAGACATCCATCACGCACAGATCCCGAGTGTAATTTTGGACATATATTAAAAGTTCTGTTTAGAAAGGATAATTTTATGACCAAG cttataaatgattatttgAGAGACACTTATTGGTCTCGAGCGGGTATCACAGGCCGCGACGTTAGAAAACTCAATATCGCAGCCTGTCGTCTAATGCTCGATATACTTCCCGGTTTAGAAACTTCTGCAGTATTTCAGCCAGATATGGAAGGACTTATtcatcgtttattttcttggGCAGAGAAAAGCGTCGAACCCTTACAAAGTTATGCGACTGGACTCGTAGCTGCTGCAATGGAAGTTCAAGAAATTGCGACAG GATTTAGAGAACAGAATGGAAAAATGGTGCCTCTGATGCTACAGAGGCTTCATAAACTACAAGAGAAAGCACAGGAAGATAGACAACTTGCAGTTAACAATAGACCGTTTGCACATTTTGGTCAAGATAAAAATAGCGGAGGAGATGGAGAAAATAAAGGTGTTcctggaaaaagaaaa gtgcgagagaaacgaaaagaaaatggtgTCCTTAAAAGCCCTAACCATAGCAACTATTACtcagaagacgaagaagactGTCTTCAATCCTCTGAGGATTCTGCTCCATTAcccaagaaaaagaaaaataacacaGAATGTGAAACTCCTGTAAAGAACGATGTTATTTATCCAGAAATAATGTCTCCACCCTTGTCTGTgccaaaaaattttaattccaataaTCAAGTGACACCATCCAAGACTCAAAGCACCCATGGCAGACCTCTAAATGTTTCTTCGGCACGATGCAATTTGCAGAAAAACTCTGCGTCCTCGTTGCAGAGTTCTAGTACTCCATCTCCGTTATTAGaaggaaattcaaattcatcGTGGGCAGAGATGGAGTCATACGTTATTGGAAATGTGCAAATACATCCTCCAACATTGGCTACAAGACAAATGCTGATATTGag GTATCTTACACCGATGGGTGAATATCAAGAATTTTTAGGTCATGTTTTTGAACAAAATGCTCTGGAACTAATTCTCAAGTACATTAACGTTAGAGAAACCAAGGACAGTCGTTTAGCTTTCGAAGCTTTGAAATACTTAGCGTCTCTGCTCTGCCATAAGAAATTCTCCATTGAATTCCTCAATGTCGGAGGTTTGCAGAAATTGTTAGATGTTCCAAGGCCCAGTGTCGCGGCTACTGGtgtttctatttgtttatACTACCTAGCATACTGTGAGGATGCAATGGAAAGAGTGTGTCTACTACCGAAACATGTTATTTCGGATCTCGTTACTTATGCATTATGGCTTTTGGAACGAAGCCACGATTCTGGAAGATGCCATGCAACGATGTTCTTTGGATTCTCCTTTCCATTTAAGGTGATACTAGAGGAATTCGATGCGCAAGATGGACTACGAAAGCTATTCAATGTGATATCCACCTTACCGATCTTAAACATAGAAGAGGAGCCAGCGTTAAATGACGATGAAGAGTGTGCTTCTAGACAAATAGTTAGACATGTTGCGGTTGCTTTGAAGCGATACATGGAAGCTCATTTACATCTGAAAGCAGAGCAATTACAAAGAGCAGAAAATGTTAGAGCAGAACGCGACACGGTGCAACCATCATTACCCCCTTATAAAGCTTGCAAACTAAGCAGCGAAGAAGTACAAGCAAAGGTGGAAATTCTTCAAGAACTGATGTCTGTTAGAGCAGTATGGCCGCCAGTAGAAGAATTACATCGCCTTGGGGGCATAACGTTACTCCTCCAGATCATTGCCTTTGCCAGAGAATGGAATTACAGTGGTCGCGTTCACACAACTTCTAGCGCGGAAACGGTCCGTTCCTGTCTTGATGTAATAGCCATTTGTTCTGTTGTGCCAAAAGTGATGTTGTTACTTTGCGAAAGAGTAGATATGCCGGATATGTCGATGACAATGGcgattaatttacttttagcTGCGGCAGAATGTGAAATCATCGCAGACGCTGATGTACAGAGAGCTGCGTTGCGAGCTATTATTAATTGCGTTTGCGCTCCAATAAACAGGATTGGCGGGAATGTAGCGCGATATTCGGTAACAGGATCcgataaaaagaaagcaaatattaataatagcgAAGagttaatacaaaaaatttggGAGAGTGTAAGATCAAATAACGGTATAATggttttattacaattaatgaTGGTTAAAACTCCGATCACTGATGCCGACAGTATAAGAGCATTGGCCTGTCGTGCATTGACAGGTTTGACACGCAGCGAAAAAGTCAGACAAATAATTAGCAAACTTCCAATGTTTACCGATGGACAAATTCAAGCTCTAATGAAAGATCCGATACTTCAGGAAAAGAGACAGGAACATATTACATTTCAAAAGTACGCTTTAGAGTTGATGGAAAGAGTTTCTGGAAAAGCAAAGCCTACTGGAGCGgaatatgaaatttctttgGTTAGCCTACATAAGGCGAATGTAGTTGCACAGACTAGAATACAATACAACGAACAGCAGTTAAATCAATTAATATACCAACACTTGATGTCGAAAGGCTTAACCGAAACTGCAGCAACCCTTCATAGAGAAGGAAGTCTAGAGACTTCTGCAATAATGAAACCAGTGTGTACATATCAACCGTTCATCTATCGCAGCCCTGGAACAGTCGGAACAAGAAATGGATTTTCTCCTGGAGCACCagttaatttatacaatacaAGATGTAATCAGAGAGAAGTATCGTCTAGGAGCAACACCACTCCTACTTCGTCATCTAGATATATATCTCATACGAATTCTGGTTCAAGTTCGTCATCTCTATCTTGCGGAAGTAATATACGTCTGAAACTTTCTGACTGTCTTAATCAAAATGTTATCTCAAATAGCACAAATCAACCAATTAAACTACAAattaaccaaaaaaaaaatcaagtcGACAAGCAGCCTCTAGTCAATTCTATAAATTGCCTGTCAACTATGCAGCCAACTACGTGTAGATcattacaaaaacaaatttcgagaGATCCTGGAGGTGGCGGGGGACCTGGCGTCACTACGTCCAGCCCATCTATAACATTGGATTCTATTATTACGGAATATTTAACTAATCAACACGCATTGTGTAAAAATCCTATGGTTACTTGTCCACAATTTAATCTCTTCGAACCACATAAATGTCCAGATCCTCGTACGAAAAATTCGACGCCAACAAATGTAACTGTAAGACTGTCCAGAAGAGCATTAGGAGTGGACGGTAGAAGATTGGATAGAAGACACATTTATAGTCGATTTTGTCCTGTAAAAACTTTCCGGCCTACAGACGTTGGAACCTTCACCTGTTGTATTTTTTCGCCTTGTCAGCAATATCTAATGCTGGGTACCTACGCAGGCgacgtaaaaatgtttaatgcCCACACGGGAATGGAGGAAGCAACGTATCCATGCCACGAGTCCTATGTCTATCACATGGAATGTAACCAAcgtggaaatttattattaacttccACCGCATGGAGAAGTCCCATGTCTGCGCTCTGGAGTATAGGAACATTTTTCGATATGAAATTATCTTTAGAGAACGAGGATTATATCGAATTTGGAAAACTTCAAGATAAAATTATTGGAACCCAAGCTGAAAGTGCTACAATTTACGACATAGCTACAGGAAAATTGTTAACAACTCTTTCCCCTTCAATTTCTAATCAGTACACCAAAAACCGTGCTACTTCTAGCATGAATGATGAACTAGTTCTAAGCGATGGTATCCTTTGGGACGTAAATTCGGGGAAAGAGATTCACAAGTTCGATAAGTTAAACCAAACGCTTAACGGAGTTTTCCATCCGAATg GTACAGAAGTAGTGTCGAATACAGAAGTTTGGGATTTAAGAACCTTCCATTTACTGAAAACTGTGCCAACGCTTGATCAAATGGAAGTAATTTTCTCTcctgttaataatattatatatgctGTGTCTTTGGATCAAGAAAATGGAGACGAATCACATTATGTTACCTCGTTTAAGACATTAGATGCTTTGGATTATAGTAATATTG cAACTTGCGATGTCAAGAGAGGAATTTATGGGCTGGCTTGTAATAAATTCGACACACAAATTGCAATTGTCGAGAATCAGGGTGAATTCGATAGTGTTCAAGAATCATGCGTTAGGCTATACGATGTTGGTAGAAGAAGAGACGATGAGGATGAAGCTGATGAAGATGACGATGAAGAAGACCTTGATGCAAGCGATGATGATGGTTCGAATTCTGGTTCTGATGATAATAATGCCGATG atgCAGATAATCCAGATGCAGTAGCTGAAGAGAACGgcgatgaaaatgaacgaaatgaTCGTGAgaacaacgacgacgacgacgatgatgaCGATGAGAATGCAGTCGATGGTGACGACTCTGGAGACGATATGACAGATTATAGTCCGTCTTCAGAATTTCCTGATTACTCTTTGTCCGATGTCGatgatattgaaatttattttccataa